ATAACGACGACTCAAACTGAATTTGACAGCTGAGTCAGCGTTTTGCGAGAATAACGACGACTCAAATCGAAATTGACGGCTGAGTCAGCGTTTTGCGGGAATAACGACGGCTCAAACCAAATTTGACAGCTGAGTCAGCGTTTTGCGGGAATAACGACGGCCCAAATTGAATTTGACGGCTGAGTCAGCGTTTTGCGGGAATAACGACGGCTCAAATCGAAATTGACGGCTGAGTCAGCGTTTTTCTGAAAAAAAAGACGTGAGACTGTAACGTAACAGTCCCATCGTCACTTATCATTTTTTAAAGCAACTCTTTCCGTAATTCTTCTGGTGTTTTTGGAGATAAGTAGCTCGGAGCCACATCAAATACTGATTTCGCTCCATAATTTCCTTCTCTTGCCAAGCGGAATGCTGCTCGCGCATACGCCACCATGACAGCGGCCGTAAAGCCGGGGTTACTTCCTAGATTCACATTCAATTCATACACAGCCTGCGTATCTTCTCCTGTATAGCCGCGGCGTAAAACATGTCCACCATGCGGAATACCGCTATGATCGCGATCAAACGTTGCCTCATCAATAAAATGAACCTCTGTTTCATAATCTGCAAAGTAATCTTTCATAGTGGAAATAGTGTGGGTAATAGCAGCCTCATCTGCTCCCTCATCTGCAACCACATAACACACGCGTTTATGCGAAGCGGTTTTAGTATACACAACTTCTTTACCATCTCGAATTTTTTGAATCAACGCTTCGTTCGGGATTGTATATTGTACCCCACGTTTCACGCCCGCAACACGGCGAATTGCATCACTGTGCCCCTGACTGACACCTTTTCCCCAAAATGTGTAGGTTTCACCTTTTGGCAAAATCGCTTCGGCAATGAGACGGTTTAGGGAAAAAAGCCCCGGATCCCATCCTGTCGCTACAATCGCAACATTTTTCTGACGACGTGCAATTTCATCCAAACTGTTAAAGTGTGCGGGAATTGCCGCGTGATTATCATATGCATTTACAGTCGTAAAATGTTCTTGTAAAACAGGCGCCTGCTCGGGAATATCGGTCGCCGAACCACCGCAAAGAAGAACGACATCAAGGTCCTTTTTCATTCCGACTAAATCATCCATATGAAAAACCGGACAAGACGCACTAACTGTTTTAGGATCACGTCGTGAAAAAACACCAATCAATTCAATGTCAGTATTAAATTGAAGTTGTTCTTCAACACCTTTCCCCAAATTTCCGTAGCCTATGATACCTAACTTAATTTTCGACATAAAATCCCCCTTTTCCTAACATTACATTTATTCAATCACTAACATATTTTGCTCATCAAATTTCCAATCTGGACCATAGGCAACTTCCCAATAATAACCATCAAGGTCGATAAAGTAGCCGCCGTAACCGCCCCACGAGAGTTCTTGGGGTTCTTTAGCTAGTGTTGCGCCGGCCGCCACTGCCTTTTTCATCGTGTGGTCGACCTCTTCACGTGATTTCATGTTGCAAGCGAGTGTCATCCCTGGAAAGCCACCTTGCGGCAAGGCAGGTGGCTTTTCGAAATTAATATCCTTGGCTAACTCTTCCAAGGGAAATAACTCTAATTTCGAACCTTCGTTATTGAAGAAAACAATCCCGGGGTTTTTCTCCTCTGTTTTTGTCTGAAAACCAAGCGTACGAAAGAACGCGAGTGACTTTTCCATATCCCGGACACCTAAAGCAATTAAGTTAATACGATTCATTTGAGCTCCTCCAATCTAATAAGTTTGACCTCCAAGAATCATTTGGTTAGACTGATGAAAAAAGGAGGCGTGACATGCTGATACGAACTATTTCCCATCCGGACAATTTGGCAGTGAAGCAGATTATCCAACAATCATTGAAATCACGCGGCTTTGATCTGCCAGGAACAGCATACTTCGACCCGCAGCTGAATGACTTAACTTCCTACTATACCACTATTCCCAATGCTGCTTATTGGGTATTGGAAATAAACGACGAGATAGTCGGCGGCGTCGGTATTGCGCCTTGGAAAGACAACGTCTGTGAGTTACAAAAACTTTACTTAAAAGATTCCGCTCACGGGCACGGTTACGGCAAGCTTTTGATGACGCATGCGTTGACTTTTGCGGCTCTCCATTACCAAGCCTGCTATTTGGAAACTTTGAAAGAACTCTCTGCAGCTTGTCGCCTCTATGAAAAATGTGGGTTTGCCTTATTGGACCACCCTTTACCCGGGTCCGAGCATACCGCGATGGATGCCTGGTACTTATTAGAACTCCAAGAAAAGGAGGCTCTCCATGGTTATTGAATTATTTAATATCGTCGGAATTATTGCATTCGCTGCGAGTGGTGCCATTACGGCTTTGGACGAAGATTATGATATTTTAGGTTTTTATGTTCTGGGCTTCATCACATCATTTGGCGGGGGTACGATTCGAAACTTATTAATCGGTACGCCGATTCAACTGATTTGGTCGCAAAATGCGCACTTTATTGCAGCGTTTATAACTATTACATTGGTTTTTTTCATCCCGAAACAATGGATCAATCGTTGGGACCGTGGTGCTGTTTTCTTTGATGCGATTGGATTAGCTGTTTTCGCTATTCAAGGAGCTTTCGCTGCCCTAAACGCTGGAATACCTTTAGCAGGAATTATTGTGGCAGCCACTTTAACCGGTTCTGGCGGCGGGGTCATTCGTGACATCCTTGCGCGTAAAGAACCGATGATTCTGCATTCAGATATTTATGCGCTTTGGGCTGCCCTGGGTGGGTTAATCATTGGTTTAGAATGGATTAACAGCTTGGCTCAAGCAGGAATATTATTTGCCGCTATTGTTTTTCTGCGACTTATTTCCGCTCACTATAATTGGCGATTGCCACGCAGACGGCGTTAAACTGCCATAAATCTGCCTACAAATTCCCAGACAGTCTTCCAGTATAATTCAGGATTCACGTTGATGGATTCGGTATGTTCTGCACTAGGAATCGTCAATTTTTTCTTTTCCGTATTTGTAGCTGCATATACCTCTTCTATCATTTCAAAAGGAACAAACGTATCAGCCTCACCGTGAATAAAAAGAATAGGCACCGTTGCTTTAGCCAGTTGCTTTACAGCGGAAGCTTCAAAAATTCCGTAACCTGCGCGAAGTTTTGCCACAGTATTGGCAGCTTGAAGAGCGGGGAATGCCGGTAACTGAAAACGTTCCTTTAGTTGGTAAGATAGAATAGAACGTGCACTAGCAAAACCACAGTCTTCAACAACAACCTTAACATTGTCTGGCAAGTCTTCTCCTGCTAACATCATAACCGTTGCGCCGCCCATGGACAGCCCAAACAGGACAATTTCCGCTTCAGGATCCTCGGCAATTAACGCGTTGACCCAAGCCAAGACGTCTAAACGGTCATGCCAACCCATACCGATATACTCCCCTTCACTCAAACCATGCCCTCTTAAATCGGGCGTCAAAACGTTAAGGCCTTTTTCATAAAAACCACGTACCCACTGCGTCATTTCCCGACTATGGCTCGTATAACCGTGCACAGCCACTACCCATTTATGTCCTGCTTCAGGATGAAGATAGGCTTCTGCATGTAATTTCAATGTAGGGACGTCAGTAGAATCTATATATTTTTCTTTGGACGGATTTTTCGCCAAAAAGTCATCATCTGTATGACTCATATCCATTATTTCTTGTACTGTTCCTTGTTTTCGTTTGGATTTCAATGCGTATTCATAAAAATAATTGCCAATCGCCAAGTAAGCAGCAGTTGCTAAACTTGAAACGGTTGCTATAGCTAGCATTTTCTTTTTCATAGCGGACTCCCTTATGCAATAATTTCTGTATGGAAACACCGAAACATATGATCTAACATGGTATCGCCTAAGTTTGTAAATGTGGCTACACCACGTTTATGAATGGCTGTTTTGAATCCTTCTGCATCTGCACCTGCAACGGTTAAGAAGTCACAAATGTCGGTTGTGACACCAACCACATGAACTTTTTCAATTCCTTTAGCACGTAAGGTGTCTGCTAGATCCGTTTTGAAGAAGGAATTATAGTTTGTTTTCGGCACGTAAAGAACCTGGTCATGCGACTTATTCGCCTCGTACCATTTCCCCAAGTCACCGTATAATTGTTGGCCTTCTGTGCCTTTTACGTTATGAGCAGGCCATAAGTCAAAATGCGGATCATTTTCTTCATGCGCATCCATCCCGATCACAACCAATTGACCACTTTCCAGAAACTGATTCGCCATTTTAATAATATACGGAATAATGTCCTGTGCCGGTTTTCCAACAGTTAAGGTACCCGTATCTGCTACAAAATCATTACTCATATCTACTATCAGTAGTGCTTCATTCAATTTTCAACACCTCCAACTTTTTCCCTATTATACCTCAATAAAAAAAAGAACCACAACACGAAGTTGCGGTTCAATAAACTATTCTGGAAACAGAGAATGATTGTTTTTTTTGTAGGTAAGACCAGCTAACAACAATAAGACAACCATGCCCCCAATGGATACGTAGCCAACTGCGCTTGCATTCCCCGCATTCATTCTTTCACTGAATATCGCAAAGTAAGCCCATGCGATTGGTAACGGAAAGGCTGCGTTTTTCAAGTGCCACAAAACAAACGCGCAGAGAGCCACCGAAATGACTAACATCAAGATAGCCCACGTTGTATCCGCGATACCAAAGCCATTCCATTCGATCTGAACCAAGAAAGCAGAGATATTTACAACCGTTGCGATGAATAACCAGCCAGCATTCAGGCCAAACGTCACTGGTAAGAGCCAGCGTTTCGGTTCATGCATGGCCAACAAAATTTGGACGATACGTGTCAGACTTAACAGATAACCAAAAATAAAAAGGGTTGAGAGCCCAATTTGATAGTAAGAAAAAGCGACAATCCAAGCCATATTTAACACCGAACTTAACCAAAAGAGAGGTGTGATTTTTTCAATTGCTTTTCGATAATAGCCATCCTCACTTTTTACAATCATGACAATCATACTGATTACCAATAGCCCGTAAATAAGACTCCAAATGCTAAAAGCAAATCCCGCCGGCGTGATTAACGTTTGGAATTCACCGGAAACCTCACTTTGAGACGAATCATTAATTAATCCCGTTCCTCCCAAGCCGTTCACAACTAGTGTCGCAATCAAAACGATTAAATTTATCCACGCTTTTTTCTTTGTTTGCATCTCAAACGCCCCAATCCTTTAAGCCCTAAGTATCTTTTCCATCTTCTTTCCTTTAGCTAATTCATCAATTAATTTATCCATATAACGAATTTCTTGCATCAATGGCTCTTCGATTTCTTCTACGCGCACGCCGCATACTACCCCTTTAATCAAGTGCCGGGCGGGATTTAGCTGTGGTGCTTCTGCAAAAAAATCTTTCAACGTCACTTCATTTTCTAAAACCAAGCTAAAGCTCGGCGCATCATGGCCGGTCAGCCATTGAATAATCGTATCGACTTCTTCTTTTGTCCGATTTTTCCTTTCCGCTTTAGTAATATAAAGCGGATAGATGCGTGCCATCGTCATCTCGTAAATATGCTGTCTACCCATGCGCTACGCTCCTTTTCATTCCGCTAACAAATCAGTAATTGCTTCTACCGTTAGCTTTTGCTGTTCCTCGGTTGAAACAGTTGCATCTCCGTCGCCTGCCTGTTCGCCGTAATTTCCGAATTGGGCATGGTTCCCGCCCTCAATAATGATTTCTTTGTGATTATCTGGCAGTAACGAGCGGTTTTCTTGTACACTTTCAGTATTTAACACGCCATCTTCACTGCCATAAATACTCAAGACATTCAAATCCGTTCCAGATAAATCTGCTGTTGAGTACGCAGCTAATAGAATTAAACCAGAAAGCTGTTCATTTGCACCCTCAGCATAAATTGCCGCCATCGAACCGCCCAAAGAGTGCCCCGCTACATACCATTCTGAAATATCAGGATTTGCGGCCATTATCTTTTCAGCAGCGTTAATATCAAAGACAGCTAAGCCAAAAGGTACATCTAATAAAAATGTTGCATAGCCTTCTTCCGCAATCTGACGCATCAACGGCGCATAGCTTTCATATTCTACTTTTCCACCGGGATAGAAAATAATACCTGTTTGATTCTCTGTACGGTCGATGGGATAAAAATAAAGCGGATCATCACCCGTCACTTGAACCTTATCGTCCGACTTCATAGCTTCCAACGCTTGATTATTTGCATCGTAATCATCATTCACATAAATTAAGAATGCACCTATCACAACGAGTACGAGCATCGTCAGAAAGCTGATTACTTTTTGGGTTTTACTCACTACGTACACCTCCCTTATTTCTATTATACCTATCGAACGATAAAACATATAGTTGCGCGCACTCTCAGTACGAAAAATAGAGCAGATAGGCTGGAAATCTTTTCCCAGCTTGTCTGCTCTACTACATAATCTCTATTTTATTCAACTGTCACTGATTTTGCTAAATTACGGGGCTTATCAACGTCAAACCCACGTTGAAGTGTGGCATAGTAAGCCAAAAGCTGTGTTGGTACAACAGCCAATAATGGTGTCAGCATTGGATGTACCGCCGGCAACACTAATTGGTCACTTTCTTGCTGTAACCCTTCCATTACACATACACAAGTATGCGCACCGCGCGAACGGACCTCCTCAATATTTCCCCGGGTATGGCTCGCATTTTCAGCTTGCGTAATAAGCGCAATAACCGGCGTACCTTCTTCAATCAAGGCAATGGTTCCATGCTTCAATTCGCCGGCAGCAAATCCTTCCGTTTGAACATAAGAAATTTCTTTCAGTTTCAAAGCAGCTTCCATCGAAACATAGTAATCCAACCCGCGGCCAATATAAAAGGCACTGCGTTTGTCAGTCAGATACGCTTCCGCCAGTTCTGCAATCTGCTCTTTTTCAGCAATGATGCTATCCATGGCATTCGCTACAATCCCAAGTTCATGGATAAGAGCAAAGTCCTTTTCTTCAGAAAGAGTCGCCGCAAGAATTGCCAATACAGAAATCTGTGCCGTATAAGCTTTTGTGGAAGCCACCGCTATCTCCGGCCCTGCATGAAGCAATAACGTATGATTTGCTTCGCGTGACAATGTTGATCCTTGAACGTTTGTTATCGTCAAAGTCGGATAGCCCCACTCTTTGACCTTCACCAATACTTGCCGACTATCTGCTGTTTCACCCGATTGTGAAATGAAAACAAACAATGGATTCCCCTTAATCAAAGGTGGATTGTAGGAAAATTCACTGGCAATATGCACTTCGGTTGGAATACCCGCCATTTTTTCTAAAAAGTGTTTCCCTAACCATCCCGCATGGTAACTCGTTCCGCACGCAACAATATGAATACGGTCTGCAGCCTCAACAGCTTGTTTCAATTCATTCGGAATTTCCAATTCTCCGGCTGAATTTTGGTACTGTTGTACGATTCTACGTAAAACAGCTGGCTGCTCGTCGATTTCTTTCAACATGTAATAAGGATACATCCCTTTTTCTAAATCGGCCGCGTCGACTGTTGCTTTGTAAGGCGCTCGATTTATGACGCTTCCGGACACTGTCTCAATAGCAAAATCTGTATTTGTTAACTGCACCATTTCACCATCGTGAATTTCAACGTATTGATCCGTTAATTGGATAGTTGCCATGGCATCACTCGCTACTACATGGAAATCTGTACCGACACCAATCAATAACGGACTTTTATTTTTTGCAGCCCATAATATTTCTGGGTCTTTTGAATCAATCAACGCAAATGCATACGAGCCTTTCACGACCTTCAAAGCTTCGCGGAAAATTTCTTTCGTGGTTAAAGCGTCATTTTTTGCAAAATGCGCGATAACATTCACGACAATTTCCGTATCGGTATTTCCAGTTAAAGCAACATCTGGCAAATACGTGGCTTTAAGTTCCTGGAAATTCTCAATAACCCCATTGTGGACCAAAGTAAAACGACCATCCTGTGATTGGTGCGGATGCGCGTTGGCAATACTTGGCACCCCGTGTGTCGCCCAACGCGTATGTCCGATTCCCATCTGCGCAGGAACGTCGAAATCAACCACTTCGCGTAATTCCGCAATACGGCCTTTTTCTCTAAACAAGTGACTGTTTCCTATTTTATCTACAACAAAAATACCGGCGGAGTCATAACCGCGGTATTCTAACTTTTCAAGACCTGACAACAAAATTTCCTGTACGGCACTTTGACCGATATATCCTACAATTCCACACATAGCAAATAAACCTCATTTTTCTATTAAATTTGCTTCCGGGTGCGGGAATGGCTTTCTGTTGAAACTTTACAGTTCCTTTTTAAACCATTCTGTAGATTACACAAACCTTGAGTCATCCGCCGAATCTTTCGATAAACTCAATCCTCGTCACCACATCTAATCTGACATCAGATGGGCCTGGCGCTATCCTTTTCCGTAAAACTATCCTCCTTATTCATTCTTTTTCCAGAAGCAAGGAAAAGTATATACTAAATGACTGCAATTAGTCAACAATTGGTGAGATGGAATTATTTATGCAAGATAGCAATGCTTTTATGCAAGTCAATAAAAAGTGGTTGTATAGAGAAAATGAAGCCGATAAACTGTATATACGTTCTAAAGGAAGGAGAGCAGTCAATGAAATTAGTATTGAAAGAAGACAAAAACTTAAAAGAAACACTTGTTACTATCACTTACAATCTGTTTGATCGACATACTCAAGAAATCGTTAATAGAGTACGAGGGCATACGATTCAACTAGAGGGGATACGAGATGGGGCTGTCCATTTCATAGATAGCAAAGAAGTCTACTATATCGAAAGCGTTGATAACACTCTATTCTTATACGCACACACGGATATATATCAATGTAAGGAAAAATTATACACAATTGAAAAAAAATTAAGTAAGCGCTCGTTCGTCCGGATTAATAAAAGTACAATTTTAAACATGGACATGCTGGAGAGTGTCCTTCCTCTACCCAATTACCGACTCGAAGCAAAGCTACGAAATGGTGAACATGTCATCATAAATCGCCATTATGTAAAAGACATCAAAAATTATTTAGAAATTTAAAAAGGGGATGTATAAAACATGAAAAATTTTATTTCTGAAAACTTGAATAGCATGACACTTACTTTTACCCTAATTGTTATATTAAATACAATCATTCGCGTCCTTTTCAATATCCAATGGGGAAACGTCAATATATTTGTAATTGTTTTAGCCTCGTTTGTTTTTTTATTGTCGCTCTGGTCCCATTTTATTTCTTTTTTTAATTTCCAGTCAGAAAAGGCTTATCACTTGATTAATGTGAGCAGTCAGTTAGTTTTATTTTTTATTCTATCTAGCGCAATAAATTTTATGCCTTTAACTTTCGAAAATATTTTAATAAATGGCGTTATCTACATTTTCCTCTACTTTGTGAATGTAAAATACCGACATGCGCAATTTAAACAACTTACAAATGAAATAAATAAACGTTTGTCACATTAAACACTTTTCACTATAAAAAAAGCCTCATCCCGCTGGGATGAGGCTTCTCTTTTATTCTCCGATTTCTTGACGGACAACGTCTGCGATACGCGTTACGTATTCGTGGGTTTTTTCATCTGTTTCGGCTTCTGCCATGATACGCAGCAATGGCTCGGTTCCAGAAGGACGAACCAAGATACGACCGTTACCAGCCATTTCTGCTTCTACTTCATCGATCACAGCTTTAACTGCTGGTATTTCCATTACACCATTTTTGTTTGTAACACGGATATTAACCAACTCTTGTGGGTATGTTGTCACTTCAGCTGCCAACTCAGAAAGTTTTTTGCCTGTTGCTTTCATAACATGCATCAGTTGAATAGCAGAAAGAACACCGTCTCCTGTCGTATTCAAGTCTAGGAACACGATATGTCCAGACTGTTCGCCACCAAGGTTGTAGCCATTCTTACGCATTTCTTCTACTACGTAACGGTCACCTACTTGTGTTTTCAACGCAATCATTTCTTCTTTTTCGATTGCTTTGTGGAAACCTAAGTTACTCATAACCGTTGAAACGATTGTGTTTTGTTTCAATTCATTCTTGGTTTTCAAGAACTTACCGCAGATGAACATAATTTTGTCGCCGTCTACGATTTCGCCGTTCTCGTCTACTGCGATTAAACGGTCGCCATCGCCATCAAATGCAACACCGATGTCTGCACCTTTTTCGCGAACGAATTCTTGTAATTTTTCAGGATGAGTCGACCCCACACCTGCGTTAATATTCGTACCGTCAGGCTTCACTGCCATTGTATAGAAATCTGTTTCTAAATCTGCGAACAAACGATTAACAAGCGGTGTAGCCGCACCGTTTGATCCATCAATACATACTGTAATGCCCGATAAATCAGTTGGAATTGTTGTTTGTAGGTAAGAAATATATTTAAGTACGCCTTCGTTGTACTCATCCACAGTTCCAAGTCCCTCTGCTGCTGGACGTGGTAAAGTATCTTCTTCTTGGTCTAAGAATGCTTCAATTTCCAATTCTTGATCATCGGAAAGTTTGAAACCATCTGCTCCGAAGAATTTGATACCATTATCTTCAGCCGGGTTATGGGATGCTGAAATCATAATACCCGCTACCGCACCTTGAATACGTGTCAGGTATGCAACACCTGGAGTTGTAATAACTCCTAGTTGCAAGACTTCAATACCTACTGACAACAAGCCAGCAATAAGTGCATGTTCAAGAAGTTGACCGGATATACGTGTATCACGCGCAACCAATACAAGTGGTTTCTCAATTTCTGGTGAATGTTCTTTCAATACGTGTCCACCGAAACGTCCCAATTTAAATGCTAATTCTGGTGTTAATTCACTGTTAGCTAAGCCTCTCACACCATCAGTTCCAAAATACTTGCCCATTCTTTTATCTCCTTTGTGTCTCATCATGTATTGTTTTATCGATTATTTGATGTATTCGTTGTTTGGTTTGAACGTTCAGATGTTTCTTCTGTTTGTGTGTTCTCGACCGTTACATTCACTTCTACCTGTTTCGGTACAACATCTGTACCTGCAAGGTCTAATGGTAAAACGGCTGCTGTCACAGCGACGGTAGAACGAATTGCGCTGACATCAACTTCCACAACAACTTCATCTACATCTGCCAATAATTTTTGATTACCTGTTAATACAACATTCTCTGTTCGTGCAAGACTGAGTTGATATTTCTTTCCGGATACAGGCGTCCCCGTTTGAACTAAGCGGATTGGCACTGTTTTTTCATAAGGTTCTACCGGAATTTGAACTTCAATTTCTTGTGGCTCAACAACGACATTTAATTTATTGCGTGCCTCATCTTCAACTTGAACCACATACGTGCCTTTCAATGTGCTGGTTATTTCATTCTCAGACGGCACACGGACGTAGATACGATCAATACGTTCTACAGTCGAAGCCGGTCCTGTAATAATAACCGATTCACGATTTAAAATAGGTTCTTTAGAAATATAAGCGTCATTTACTGCGTCTGTATCAAAACGGACTTCTACAGAGCTCTCAATTGTTACCTTTTCTTCAATTTGAACGTTCACGCGCGAAGGAACAATTTGATACGTTAATTCTTCTGATAAATTTTCCACTCTCAACTGAACAGTATGCCTGCCCGGACCTAGTAAATCAAGGTCTTCCGTAACGATATTAAAATCACTCGCTGACAACGTCTGCACAATGACACTCTCCGGACCAGAAATATTCAGCATTACTGTCTCAGGTAAGCCGGAAATAAAATAACGATCCGTATCCATGTTTATTTGGATGGGTAAATTAGAAATCGTTTCGCTTCGTAATGTGCTAATGGCATCATTCCGATTCGTGGTACTTAATCCATAGTTCTCGGAGTAAACATAGCCAAATAAGAGAATCGAAACAAGTAACGAGATGAGCCTGACAATCCAGACATTCTCTAATAAGTTGTTATTATTATTTTTACTCATTTTGAATTCCCCCATTTCAAGTTATCCAGGAACTCTTGTATAAGATTCGGTTTTTCGGTTTTATCGTCTTCCTCAAAAGCAAGTTGGTCTGATAGATACCCTACAAAATCTTCACGCGACATATCACGGTATAAGCGATTTTTGTGCGCAATACTGATTCCCCCTGTTTCTTCAGAAACGATAATCGTCACGGCATCCGTTACCTCACTCAAACCGATAGCGGCTCGGTGACGTGTCCCCAACTCTTTCGATATCAGCGGATTTTCCGATAAGGGCAAATAGCTCGCTGCAGAAGTAATCTTGAAGTCTTGCACAATGACTGCACCATCATGTAAAGGCGTATTTGGAATAAAGATATTAATCAATAATTGATTAGAAAGATCCCCGCCTATTTGAATCCCTGTGTGTGCGTACTCATCGAGCAAGTCATTTAATTCAATCGAAATCAATGCTCCGATTTTACGCTTTGCCATATACTGGATTGCTTTATCAATTTCTTGAATAAAGTAATCTGATGTTTTCACTCTGCGATTAGCACGGTTACGAAAACCCGTTTTACCCAGATGTTCCAAACCACGTCTTATTTCCGGTTGAAAAACGATAATAACCGCTACAACACCCCAACGAATGATTTGATTAATAATCCAATCAATCGTACTCAAGTCTAAAAGAACCGCTCCCATCTTAATAAGGACAATGACAAAGACACCTTTTAAGAGTTGAATGGCCCGCGTTCCTTTTAGGATCGTAATGAGTTTGTTAATCAAATACCATACGAGCACAATATCAATGACATTCGTGAGGTTTTGCCAACTAAGAATGTTATCTAAATCAAAGTTCATGTTTAAGGCCACCCCCTGCTAGTTAAATCTCATTAATTATATCATAACAGCGGAATACAATGATGAATCAACAACAAGTTTTACATAAAATCGTTGTTTAGGTACAAT
This genomic interval from Jeotgalibaca porci contains the following:
- a CDS encoding tryptophan-rich sensory protein; the protein is MQTKKKAWINLIVLIATLVVNGLGGTGLINDSSQSEVSGEFQTLITPAGFAFSIWSLIYGLLVISMIVMIVKSEDGYYRKAIEKITPLFWLSSVLNMAWIVAFSYYQIGLSTLFIFGYLLSLTRIVQILLAMHEPKRWLLPVTFGLNAGWLFIATVVNISAFLVQIEWNGFGIADTTWAILMLVISVALCAFVLWHLKNAAFPLPIAWAYFAIFSERMNAGNASAVGYVSIGGMVVLLLLAGLTYKKNNHSLFPE
- a CDS encoding alpha/beta hydrolase, which gives rise to MKKKMLAIATVSSLATAAYLAIGNYFYEYALKSKRKQGTVQEIMDMSHTDDDFLAKNPSKEKYIDSTDVPTLKLHAEAYLHPEAGHKWVVAVHGYTSHSREMTQWVRGFYEKGLNVLTPDLRGHGLSEGEYIGMGWHDRLDVLAWVNALIAEDPEAEIVLFGLSMGGATVMMLAGEDLPDNVKVVVEDCGFASARSILSYQLKERFQLPAFPALQAANTVAKLRAGYGIFEASAVKQLAKATVPILFIHGEADTFVPFEMIEEVYAATNTEKKKLTIPSAEHTESINVNPELYWKTVWEFVGRFMAV
- a CDS encoding cysteine hydrolase family protein — translated: MNEALLIVDMSNDFVADTGTLTVGKPAQDIIPYIIKMANQFLESGQLVVIGMDAHEENDPHFDLWPAHNVKGTEGQQLYGDLGKWYEANKSHDQVLYVPKTNYNSFFKTDLADTLRAKGIEKVHVVGVTTDICDFLTVAGADAEGFKTAIHKRGVATFTNLGDTMLDHMFRCFHTEIIA
- a CDS encoding GNAT family N-acetyltransferase, yielding MLIRTISHPDNLAVKQIIQQSLKSRGFDLPGTAYFDPQLNDLTSYYTTIPNAAYWVLEINDEIVGGVGIAPWKDNVCELQKLYLKDSAHGHGYGKLLMTHALTFAALHYQACYLETLKELSAACRLYEKCGFALLDHPLPGSEHTAMDAWYLLELQEKEALHGY
- the glmS gene encoding glutamine--fructose-6-phosphate transaminase (isomerizing), whose product is MCGIVGYIGQSAVQEILLSGLEKLEYRGYDSAGIFVVDKIGNSHLFREKGRIAELREVVDFDVPAQMGIGHTRWATHGVPSIANAHPHQSQDGRFTLVHNGVIENFQELKATYLPDVALTGNTDTEIVVNVIAHFAKNDALTTKEIFREALKVVKGSYAFALIDSKDPEILWAAKNKSPLLIGVGTDFHVVASDAMATIQLTDQYVEIHDGEMVQLTNTDFAIETVSGSVINRAPYKATVDAADLEKGMYPYYMLKEIDEQPAVLRRIVQQYQNSAGELEIPNELKQAVEAADRIHIVACGTSYHAGWLGKHFLEKMAGIPTEVHIASEFSYNPPLIKGNPLFVFISQSGETADSRQVLVKVKEWGYPTLTITNVQGSTLSREANHTLLLHAGPEIAVASTKAYTAQISVLAILAATLSEEKDFALIHELGIVANAMDSIIAEKEQIAELAEAYLTDKRSAFYIGRGLDYYVSMEAALKLKEISYVQTEGFAAGELKHGTIALIEEGTPVIALITQAENASHTRGNIEEVRSRGAHTCVCVMEGLQQESDQLVLPAVHPMLTPLLAVVPTQLLAYYATLQRGFDVDKPRNLAKSVTVE
- a CDS encoding DUF2200 domain-containing protein → MGRQHIYEMTMARIYPLYITKAERKNRTKEEVDTIIQWLTGHDAPSFSLVLENEVTLKDFFAEAPQLNPARHLIKGVVCGVRVEEIEEPLMQEIRYMDKLIDELAKGKKMEKILRA
- a CDS encoding trimeric intracellular cation channel family protein; this translates as MVIELFNIVGIIAFAASGAITALDEDYDILGFYVLGFITSFGGGTIRNLLIGTPIQLIWSQNAHFIAAFITITLVFFIPKQWINRWDRGAVFFDAIGLAVFAIQGAFAALNAGIPLAGIIVAATLTGSGGGVIRDILARKEPMILHSDIYALWAALGGLIIGLEWINSLAQAGILFAAIVFLRLISAHYNWRLPRRRR
- a CDS encoding alpha/beta hydrolase; the encoded protein is MSKTQKVISFLTMLVLVVIGAFLIYVNDDYDANNQALEAMKSDDKVQVTGDDPLYFYPIDRTENQTGIIFYPGGKVEYESYAPLMRQIAEEGYATFLLDVPFGLAVFDINAAEKIMAANPDISEWYVAGHSLGGSMAAIYAEGANEQLSGLILLAAYSTADLSGTDLNVLSIYGSEDGVLNTESVQENRSLLPDNHKEIIIEGGNHAQFGNYGEQAGDGDATVSTEEQQKLTVEAITDLLAE
- a CDS encoding VOC family protein, yielding MNRINLIALGVRDMEKSLAFFRTLGFQTKTEEKNPGIVFFNNEGSKLELFPLEELAKDINFEKPPALPQGGFPGMTLACNMKSREEVDHTMKKAVAAGATLAKEPQELSWGGYGGYFIDLDGYYWEVAYGPDWKFDEQNMLVIE
- a CDS encoding diaminopimelate dehydrogenase, whose protein sequence is MSKIKLGIIGYGNLGKGVEEQLQFNTDIELIGVFSRRDPKTVSASCPVFHMDDLVGMKKDLDVVLLCGGSATDIPEQAPVLQEHFTTVNAYDNHAAIPAHFNSLDEIARRQKNVAIVATGWDPGLFSLNRLIAEAILPKGETYTFWGKGVSQGHSDAIRRVAGVKRGVQYTIPNEALIQKIRDGKEVVYTKTASHKRVCYVVADEGADEAAITHTISTMKDYFADYETEVHFIDEATFDRDHSGIPHGGHVLRRGYTGEDTQAVYELNVNLGSNPGFTAAVMVAYARAAFRLAREGNYGAKSVFDVAPSYLSPKTPEELRKELL